In Halobaculum magnesiiphilum, the following proteins share a genomic window:
- a CDS encoding universal stress protein encodes MYDRILVPTDGSTAVEGAIERAIDLAETYDATLHALAVVEPVYTVNEGLGSIYETLEAGARESTDEVAERAAAADVTAVTALRTGVPHREILDYVDDEEIDLVVMGTHGRTGLDRYLLGSVTEKVVRLSDVPVLTVRHREDEG; translated from the coding sequence ATGTACGACCGGATCCTCGTTCCCACGGACGGGAGCACGGCCGTCGAGGGCGCCATCGAGCGGGCCATCGACCTCGCCGAGACGTACGACGCGACGCTGCACGCGCTCGCGGTCGTCGAGCCCGTCTACACCGTCAACGAGGGACTCGGGTCGATCTACGAAACCCTCGAGGCCGGCGCCCGGGAGTCGACCGATGAGGTCGCCGAGCGCGCGGCGGCGGCGGACGTGACGGCGGTCACCGCGTTGCGGACCGGCGTCCCCCACCGCGAGATCCTCGACTACGTCGACGACGAGGAGATCGACCTCGTCGTCATGGGCACCCACGGCCGCACCGGGCTGGACCGATATCTCCTCGGCAGCGTCACCGAGAAGGTCGTCCGCCTCTCGGACGTGCCGGTGCTCACGGTCCGCCACCGCGAGGACGAGGGGTGA
- a CDS encoding response regulator, with amino-acid sequence MSDDASATVLLVDDEAALVSLYEAYLGDRYEVETATDGEEALSVADDSVDVALLDRRMPGMNGEEVLRELRAAEIDCRVAMLTAVEPTVDIVDMPFDDYRVKPVDESELIGLVDVLIERASYDERSQEFFALASKKAALEIAGETSTDAYATLCDDIEAVRSELDDHLDAVGAEAAFSDVA; translated from the coding sequence GTGAGCGACGACGCGTCGGCCACGGTGTTGCTCGTCGACGACGAGGCGGCGTTGGTCTCGTTGTACGAGGCGTACCTCGGCGACCGGTACGAGGTCGAGACGGCGACCGACGGGGAGGAGGCGTTGTCCGTCGCCGACGACTCGGTGGACGTGGCGCTGCTCGACCGACGGATGCCCGGGATGAACGGCGAGGAGGTGCTCCGGGAGCTGCGCGCGGCGGAGATCGACTGTCGCGTCGCGATGCTCACGGCGGTCGAGCCGACGGTCGACATCGTCGACATGCCGTTCGACGACTACCGCGTCAAGCCGGTCGACGAGTCCGAGCTGATCGGGCTCGTCGACGTGTTGATCGAGCGGGCCTCGTACGACGAGCGCAGCCAGGAGTTCTTCGCGCTCGCGTCGAAGAAGGCGGCCCTGGAGATCGCCGGCGAGACCTCGACGGACGCGTACGCGACGCTGTGTGACGACATCGAGGCGGTCCGGTCGGAACTCGACGACCACCTCGACGCGGTCGGCGCGGAGGCGGCGTTCTCCGACGTCGCGTGA